One window from the genome of Rhizoctonia solani chromosome 15, complete sequence encodes:
- a CDS encoding Retrotransposable element Tf2 protein, with amino-acid sequence MEFVNLGLDSNKKPLLFINLYIQNIPAEPLRTLIDSGATSNFISPSIVEKYKIPKTQLKNPQVVRMLDGTISQTGCIWHQVHLTVLANGHSHSIPFLVCPIGNTPAILGMTWLTTEAPLIDWQQGLITFPEQAQIASEEEADLDPLADLPPQYHEFAKVFGKEEFKVLPPHREYDISIDLVPDAKLSPGPLYGMTDAESKALKQHIDKELATGKIRPSTSSTGAPVMFVKKADRSLRLVVDYQKLNDVTHKNVYPLPRQDNLMAKLRHAKIFTKLDLRWGYNNVRIKEGDKWKTAFRTKYRLFEYLVMPFGLTNAPAAFQHFMNDLFRDLIDVTVVIYLDNILIFSEDPKDHPTHVREVLSQLMKNQLFCKLSKCHFHVTTVDYLGIVISLAGFSMDQKKIEAVMSWPTPKTVKQVQAFLGFVNYLCRFIPNFSSVARPLHNLTRKETPWSWGNLEEVAFQELKVLVTKLPVLIHSNPELPYYLETDASGVAMGAILSQRGSDNRLHPIAYMSKSFSGAEGNYNTHNKELLAIIKALEEWRIFLEATDKLVQVFTDHCNLEYWMQARTFNQRHARWRVFLSNFNFKIHYCPGKQSGKPDALSRQLDYVDTPQEPEVMLPPEVFANTLEEELDIVTDICTKLKEDPSLEPIIKFLTEDVDNAPPLIRKAYKDYDWEKDLLWYRGKLVVLDSEPLKEQLLREFHNSPLAGHPGQQRTLKLISRSYWWPGMKSSAKEWVKCCPACQANQRAHAPVISLKLLEVPPYPFHTISYDFITGFPKSQGHNAILVVIDSFSKFGHFIPTSKRVTSKGLADLFVNHVWKLHGLPIKTVSDRGTTFTGKFLRALYQQLGIKPAFSLAYHPKSDGQTKRVNQFIEFYLRSYVAADHLDWAKWLPLAEYAYNNAKHAATGKTPFELVDGRNPVMNPSTVPANVPEADLVANTLAQEWQEADATPSTVLDSQPSGLLDATPYVSQIASTVWQSQELPLSQLTPRTLKRRLDLDSQEEGSQISCVLPPLSRRWLAVPSNREDLENGGSSIVPSMAPLESRESIVPAAPEGQEDIGVLPQEGRHFCRKGKCYLLTYACYVKSEETRETSCHEVIKDLVDHLLTLRSGANSLLEYAMGVTESHDLREGEWQPDWHCHVIVWARTLISSEALNLWKYKGVRPHERLLVLRDDKGRFAPLSAYEYLKKEADAWEARYGNLTEEFLLGQCPAGLKAKTNRNEDFAYAMEAEDAEGFFGCLKERQPCDMAMGYNNLKAFTGYFYRDKGALPQGVCEPKALKKATVNLPPGVQEWVASNILERDPESDCGKILVLWGPSETGKSALACSWGHHIRFRQNLNSDEFSDHPMVQYAVLDDMDWSKVPLKMWVQEDFNFHTSYRSERHCQWGRSTVICSNSKPSVFADCSYATVDGKNWIDTNCTFVYIGDKLY; translated from the exons ATGGAATTTGTAAATCTTGGTTtggactcaaataaaaaaccacttctTTTCATCAATCTATATATCCAAAACatcccggcagaaccccttagaaccctcattgactcaggagccacatcaaactttatctccccctcaattgtggaaaaatacaaaatcccaaagacccaactcaaaaatccacaagttgtgagaatgttagatggtactatatcccagactggttgcatttggcaccaggttcacctcactgttttggccaatggccattcccactccattccctttcttgtttgccccattggcaacaccccggcaattcttggcatgacttggttaacaACAGAAGCCCCCcttattgactggcaacagggactaatcaccttccctgaacaagcacagattgcctctgaggaagaagcggacctAGATCCTttggcagacctcccccctcagtaccatgaatttgctaaagtctttggcaaagaagagtttaaggtcctccctccacatagggagtatgatatatccatagaccttgtcccggATGCCAAACTATCCCCAGGACCcttatatggcatgactgatgctgaatccaaggcgctcaagcagcacattgacaaagaattggcaacaggcaagatccgccccagcacttcTTCCACCGgtgccccagtcatgtttgttaagAAGGCAGACAGATCTcttaggctggttgtggattaccaaaaactcaatgatgtaacccacaaaaatgtatatccactcccaagacaggacaacctcatggcaaagCTGAGACATGCTAAAATATTCACAAAGCTTGATCTACGctggggctacaacaacgtcaggatcaaggaaggagacaaatggaagacagcattTAGAACAAAGTACAggttatttgaatacctggtgatgccctttggccttaccaatgccccagccgccttccaacatttcatgaatgacctgtttagggacctcattgacgtcacagtggttatctacttggacaacatcctgatcttctcagaggaccccaaggaccacccaacccatgtcagggaagtcctatcacagttgatgaagaatcagttgttctgtaaactctccaagtgtcacttccatgtcaccacaGTGGACTACTTGGGTATAGTCATTTCCCTGgcaggcttctccatggatcagaagaagattgaggcggtCATGTCTTGGCCAacccccaaaacagtcaagcaggtccaagccttcctaggatttgtcaactacctctgccgcttcatccccaatttcagttcagtagcacgccctctgcacaacctcaccagaaaggaaaccccctggtcttGGGGCAACCTAGAGGAAGTAGCATTTCaggagttgaaggttcttgtCACCAAGTTGCCAGTTCtcatccactccaacccagaACTCCCTTATTACCTTGagacagacgcctcaggagttgccatgggagccattctTAGTCAGCGGGGCTCAGATAACCGGCTACACCCAATTGCgtatatgtccaaatcatTCTCAGGGGCAGAGGGAAACTACAACActcacaacaaggaactcctggccatcatcaaggccttggaggaatggcgcattttcctggaagccaCGGACAAGCTGGTTCAGGTATTTACAGACCACTGCAAccttgagtactggatgcaggcaaggacattcaatcaacggcatgctagatggcgcgtattcctgagcaactttaACTTCAAaatacattattgcccagggaagcaatcagggaagccggATGCCTTGTCCAGACAATTGGACTATGTTGATACcccccaagaaccagaagtcatgctaccaCCAGAGGTTTTTGCAAATACATTGGAAGAGGAATTAGATATTGTCACGGATATTTGcaccaagctcaaggaagATCCATCACTGGAACCCATTATCAAGTTCCTTACTGAAGATGTAGACAACGcaccccctttgattagGAAAGCCTATAAggactatgattgggaaaAAGATTTGctatggtaccgcggaaaacTGGTGGTTCTGGACTCAGAACCCCTGAAAGAGCAACTATtaagggaattccacaactccccactggcaggtcatccaggccaacaaaggacgCTCAAACTTATCAGCAGGAGCTATTGGTGGCCCGGAATGAAATCTTCTGCTAAGGAATGGGTCAAATGCTGCCCAGCttgtcaagccaaccaacgTGCGCATGCCCCAGTTATCTCCCTGAAGCTgttagaagttcccccttATCCTtttcacaccatctcctatgacttcatcacagggttcCCCAAATCCCAGGGACACAACGCCATACTAGTTGTAATTGATTCCTTTTCAAAATTTGGTCATTTTATTCCCACCTCAAAAAGGGTCACATCAAAGGGTTTAGCAGACTTATTTGTCAaccacgtctggaaactacATGGATTACCCATAAAAACCGTCTCTGATAGAGGTACCACGTTCACCGGGAAGTTCCTCAGGGCACTATACCAACAACTTGGAATTAAGCCTGCCTTCTCattggcctatcaccccaAATCAGACGGACAGACCAAGCgcgtcaaccagttcattgagttctacctgagATCTTATGTAGCAGCAGACCACTTGGACTGGGCCAAATGGTTGCCACTTGCGGAATACGCTTACAATAACGCTAAACACGCTGCAACCGGAAAGACCCCCTTTGAACTGGTTGATGGAAGGAATCCTGTAATGAATCCGTCAACCGTACCAGccaatgtaccagaagcagattTGGTAGCCAATACCCTGGCCCAGGAATGGCAGGAGGCAGA CGCCACTCCCTCCACAGTCTTGGATTCACAGCCTTCAGGGCTGTTGGATGCCACCCCCTATGTTTCCCAGATTGCATCTACTGTGTGGCAGAGTCAAGAGCTGCCTCTGTCACAGCTCACTCCCAGGACTCTCAAAAGAAGGCTGGATCTGGactcccaagaagaagga TCACAGATATCCTGCGTGCTTCCCCCCTTGTCCAGGCGTTGGTTAGCAGTGCCCAGCAACAGGGAAGACTTAGAAAATGGAGGAAGCTCCATTGTCCCATCCATGGCTCCATTGGAGTCAAGGGAATCTATTGTTCCTGCAGCCCCTGAAGGGCAGGAGGACATTGGGGTTCTTCCCCAAGAAGGAAGGCACTTCTGTCGTAAGGGGAAGTGTTATCTTCTCACTTATGCTTGTTATGTCAAGAGTGAGGAGACAAGGGAAACCTCTTGCCATGAGGTTATAAAAGA TCTTGTAGATCATCTTCTTACTCTGAGGAGTGGGGCAAATTCCCTTTTGGAGTATGCCATGGGAGTCACTGAGTCCCATGACCTGAGGGAAGGTGAATGGCAGCCTGATTGGCATTGCCATGTTATTGTTTGGGCCAGGACCCTCATCTCATCAGAGGCCCTGAACCTATGGAAGTATAAGGGAGTGCGCCCTCATGAGCGTCTTCTTGTACTTAGGGATGATAAGGGAAGGTTTGCCCCTTTATCAGCCTATGAGTATCTCAAGAAGGAGGCAGATGCCTGGGAGGCAAGATATGGGAACCTTACAGAGGAGTTCTTATTAGGCCAGTGCCCTGCAGGGTTGAAGGCTAAGACCAAT CGTAATGAAGATTTTGCCTATGCCATGGAGGCAGAGGATGCTGAGGGATTTTTTGGTTGCTTAAAGGAGCGCCAACCTTGTGATATGGCCATGGGGTATAACAACCTCAAGGCTTTCACTGGTTACTTCTACAGGGACAAGGGTGCCCTTCCTCAGGGTGTATGTGaacccaaggcccttaagaa GGCTACAGTCAACTTGCCACCTGGTGTTCAGGAGTGGGTTGcttccaatatattggaacGTGACCCTGAATCTGATTGTGGTAAGATCCTTGTTTTGTGGGGGCCCTCAGAAACAGGGAAGTCAGCCCtggcttgttcttgggggCACCATATTAGGTTCAGGCAGAACCTCAACTCTGATGAGTTTAGTGACCATCCTATGGTTCAGTATGCAGTGCTGGATGATATGGATTGGTCCAAGGTTCCTTTGAAGATGTGGGTGCAGGAAGACTTCAACTTCCACACTAGTTATAGATCAGAGCgccattgccaatgggggcGTTCTACTGTTATATGTTCCAATTCTAAGCCTTCtgtatttgctgattgtagttatgccacagttgatggcaagaattgGATTGACACCAATTGTACCTTTGTGTATATTGGTGATAAGCTGTATTAG
- a CDS encoding Retrotransposable element Tf2 protein: protein MDWVMTEKVWLDGKNVELRTNSNKLDPKWLGPFEVTEKISSHAYCLKLPDTLKIHDMFYVGLLSKAHKSPSQPFPERPPPETIEGEEEYKVKQIIDSKQQRGKWFYLIKWKGYGPEDNSWEPEELLEHSQEEIQCFNKSRLKKACDSAKSL, encoded by the coding sequence ATGgattgggtcatgacagagAAAGTCTGGCTTGATGGAAAAAATGTAGAACTTAGGACAAACTCTAACAAGCTGGACCCCAAGTGGCTGGGTCCATTTGAAGTCACAGAGAAAATATCAAGTCACGCCTACTGCCTAAAACTCCCAGACACCCTAAAAATCCATGACATGTTCTATGTAGGATTACTATCCAAAGCACACAAATCCCCcagtcaaccatttccagaaagaccccctcctgaaacaatagaaggggaagaggagtacAAGGtcaaacaaatcattgactccaagcaacaacggggaaaatggttctacctaattaaatggaagggttatggtccggaagacaattcctgggaaccggaagaactcctagaacacagccaagaggagatccaatgcttcaacaagtcacgactgaaaaaggcttgtgactccgccaagagcctttaa
- a CDS encoding Vegetative incompatibility protein HET-E-1 has product MPAIRTETRISKATGDATSYHLDRSSEHRTKFPWSQDNLDQWAPPDPSMGWNMGNDQPPITNIYDWHKVITRCDSFQQSKAYAKLLDPSATLDYIPMGQQWKCYWIGRTLRCPIRGYLCWVGSEPPKQPKLMQSTKFFVCRGNVGASVEDVVRAPVLKHTRKLAEWHLGIEEIDPEWWIPISTVREWLAAEIENWKNKLPSGLGGYVDNLTPEDVYYMILEREMSIEDLHDWLKQWAMQAAQNDLSRSISNLAIHELSDEGGHESDLESNKAMNKWNPLDYADGM; this is encoded by the coding sequence ATGCCTGCCATCAGAACAGAGACCAGGATCTCCAAGGCCACTGGAGATGCCACCTCTTACCACCTTGACAGATCCAGTGAGCACAGGACCAAGTTCCCTTGGTCCCAGGACAACCTGGATCAATGGGCACCCCCAGATCCATCCATGGGCTGGAACATGGGGAATGATCAACCCCCTATCACCAACATCTATGACTGGCATAAGGTCATCACAAGAtgtgactccttccaacaatccaaggcttatgccaaactacttgatccctcagcaacccttgattacataccaatgggTCAACAATGGAAATGCTACTGGATTGGAAGAACCCTACGCTGTCCAATCAGGGGATACCTCTGCTGGGTTGGCAGTGAGCcaccaaaacaacccaaactaaTGCAAAGTACCAAGTTCTTTGTGTGTAGAGGTAATGTGGGTGCCTCTGTGGAGGATGTAGTGAGGGCCCCAGTGCTAAAGCacacaaggaagttggcagagTGGCATCTAGGCATTGAGGAAATTGATCCTGAATGGtggataccaatctcaacagtaagggaatggctggctgcggaaattgaaaactggaaaaacaaactgccatcaggcttaggtggctatgtggacaacctcactcctgaggatGTCTATTACATGATCCTAGAACGCGAAATGAGCATAGAGGATCTACATGactggctcaaacaatgGGCCATGCAAGCAGCTCAGAATGATCTGAGCAGAAGTATATCTAACTTAGCAATCCATGAACTAAGTGATGAAGGAGGACATGAGTCTGACCTTGAAAGTAACAAGGCCATGAACAAATGGAATCCCTTGGATTATGCTGATGGAATGTGA
- a CDS encoding Retrotransposable element Tf2 protein gives MKSSAKEWVECCPTCQANQRAHAPVIALKPLEVPPFPFHTISYDFITGFPKSNGHNAILVVIDSFSKFGHFIPTSKKVTAKGLADLFVCHVWKLHGLPVKTISDRGTTFTGKFLRALYQRLGIKPAFSSAYHPESDGQTERVNQFIEFYLRSYVAADHSDWATWLPLAEYAYNNAKHSATGKTPFELVYGRNPVMNPSNIPANVPEADLVANTLAQEWKEAESALRMSKERMSRDQGKVPEYSVGKKVWLDGKNVELRTNSNKLDPKRLGPFKVIERISSHAYRLELPETLKIHDVFYVGLLSKSHKSPSQPFPSRPPPETIEGEEEYKVEQIIDSKRQRGKWFYLIKWRGYGPEDNSWEPEELLENSQEEIKRFNQARLRKARDAAKSL, from the coding sequence atgaaatcttcagcaaaagaatgggttgaatgctgtCCCACATGCCAAGCAAACCAACGAGCACACGCCCCAGTCATAGCCCTgaaacccctagaagtcccccCATTTCCATTCCACACGATCTCTTACGACTTCATCACGGGTTtccccaagtcaaatggacaCAACGCAATCCTGGTAGTGAttgactccttttccaaatttggtcacttcatcccaacctcgaagaaggtcacagccaagggtcTAGCAGATTTATTCGTATgccacgtctggaaactacACGGATTACCGGTCAAAACAATCTCGGACCGCGGAACCACATTCACAGgcaaattcctaagggcgcTATACCAACGGCTCGGAATAAAACCggccttctcctcagcctaccacccggaatcAGATGGGCAAACGGAGcgggtgaaccagttcattgagttctacctcagatccTACGTTGCAGCGGACCACTCAGACTGGGCCACATGGTTACCATTGGCAGAATACGCTTACAATAATGCAAAACACTCTGCCACAGGGAAAACCCCTTTTGAATTGGTATATGGAAGGAACCCTGTCATGAACCCATCCAATATCCCTGCCAATGTTCCCGAAGCAGACCTGGTGGCCAACACTCTAGCtcaagaatggaaggaagccgagtcagccctcagaatgagcaaggaacgAATGTCCCGAGATCAAGGGAAGGTACCGGAATACTCAGTAGGCAAGAAAGtttggctagatggaaaaaacgtggaacttaggaccaattcaaacaagTTAGACCCCAAACGACTTGGTCCCTTCAAAGTCATTGAAAGAATCTctagccacgcctaccgcctagaactcccagaGACCCTGAAGATCCATGACGTTTTTTATGTTGGGTTATTGTCCAAAAGTCACAAGTCACCAAGCCAACCATTTCCAAGCCGACCCCCTCCTgagacaatagaaggggaagaagagtacaaagttgaacagatcatcgactccaaaagacaacgaggaaaatggttctacctgatTAAATGGAGAGGCTATGGCCCTGAAGataattcatgggaacccgAGGAACTCTTAGAAaatagccaagaagagatcaagcgcttcaaccaagcaagactcagaaaggctcgtgacgccgccaagagcctttaa
- a CDS encoding Retrotransposable element Tf2 protein yields MEPEPSTSALLEAITALTATVGSLQAQITSQGQQLLELKAICKETADLLGDKDQGAPQTQPGPSTGPVTPPTHQGGETHTPGTVRPGLKAPFRPSRGTGFDSEDEEPRAPKKEPQGTPRRHLGSLTPFNAGSSVKRPKMDLPDPYKGDTRGRKATQWLDRMMLWVALHRDQFDEEEQMVVWILYHMTDKAADWALPIIGNIIKGEGNPPTTIQALTGKFKEAFADPNAKRAAARKIAALSQVTTTAEYVTEFRNLMAELDWNEEAYIAQFTRGLHWKVKELLSTKDSVPDELEAIFAASIKIDNIRRENEENRPKKAPAKPPATVATSTTTTRVRLSEDPNYVTPEEQDRRRAAGLCVKCGQKGHGIKQCPNGWKATIKEVAKVAEEEDRIEFVNLGLDSNKKPLLFINLVVQNFPAEPLKTLIDSGASSNFISPSIVEKYKIPKTQLKNPRVVRMLDGTISQTGRIWHQVQLAVLANGHPHTIPFLVCPIGNTPAILGMTWLTAEAPLIDWQQGLVTFPEQVQIALEEEADSDPLADLPPQYHEFAKVFGKEEFKVLPPHREYDISIDLVPDAKLSPGPIYGMTDAESKALKQHIDEELATGKIRPSTSSAGAPVMFVKKADGSLRLVIDYRKLNDVTHKNVYPLPRQDDLMAKLRHAKIFTKLDLRWGYNNVRIKEGDEWKTAFRTKYGLFEYLVMPFGLTNAPAAFQHFMNDLFRDLIDVTVVIYLDDILIFSENPKDHPTHVREVLSRLMKNQLFCKLSKCHFHVTTVDYLGIIISPAGFSMDQKKIEAVTSWPQPKTVKQVQAFLGFVNYLRRFIPNFSLVARPLHNLTKKETPWSWGNLEELAFKELKSLVTKSPVLIHSNPALPYYLETDASGVAMGAILSQRGPDNRLHPIAYMSKSFSGAEANYDTHDKELLAIIKALEEWRIFLESTDKPVQVFTDHRNLEYWMQARTFNRRHARWRVFLSDFNFEIHYRPGKQSGKPDALSRRSDFTDTPAKPEVMLPSEVFANTSEEELEIVTEI; encoded by the exons atggaaccagagccgtccacttccgctctcctcgaggctatcacagccctcaccgccacagttgggtccttgcaggcccaaatcacatcccaaggccaacagctcctcgagctcaaagccatatgcaaggaaaccgcggacctccttggagacaaagacCAGGGAGCCCCTcaaacccagcctggcccatcgactgggcctgtcactcctcccacccaccagggaggagaaacccacactccaggcacggttaggcctgggctcaaggccccgttcCGGCCCTCAAGGGGAACTGGATTTGACTCAGAGGATGAAGAACCAAGggctcccaaaaaggagcctcaaggaacgcctagaaggcacttggggtccctcacccccttcaaTGCAGGGTCCAGTGTAAAaagacccaagatggaccttcCCGACCCCTACAAGGGTGACACTAGGGGACGAAAGgccactcagtggcttgACCGGATGATGCTGTGGGTAGCTCTCCACCGCGATCAATTCGACgaagaagagcagatggttgtgtggattttataccacatgacagacaaggccgccgactgggctctccccatcattgggaacatcatcaagggcgagggtaacccccccaccaccatccaggccctgacaggcaaattcaaggaggcattcGCTGACCCCAATGCCAAGCGGGCGGCCGCCAGAAAAATAGCCGCGCTCTCCCAAGTCACCACAACCGCCGAGTATGTaacggagttccgcaacctcatggcggaactcgactggaacgaggaggcctacatcgcgcagttcacgcgagGTCTCCACTGGAAAGTTAAGGAACTactatcaaccaaggatagtgTCCCCGACGAACTTGAAGCAATTTTTGCGGCTtccatcaaaattgacaatattcgccgcgaaaatgaggagaaccgccctaaaaaggcaccagccaagcccccggccaccgtggccacctccactaccaccactagggtccgcctatccgaGGATCCCAATTAtgtcaccccggaggaacaagaccgccgccgcgcagcCGGGCTATGCGTTAAATGCGGGCAAAAAGGGCATGggatcaaacagtgccccaacggttggaaagccacgatcaaggaggttgccaaggtggcagaagaagagg ATAGAATCGAATTTGTAAATCTAGGActggattcaaataaaaaaccgctATTATTTATCAATCTAGTTGTCCAAAAtttcccggcagaaccccttaAAACCCTAATCGACTCTGGAGCCTCATCGAATTTCATTTCCCCctcgattgtggaaaaatataaaataccaaaaacccaactcaaaaatccacgagttgtgaggatgttagatggtacaatttcacagactggtcgcatatggcaccaggttcaactcgcggtcttggccaatggccacccccacaccatccctttccttgtttgccccataggcaacacaccggctattctaggcatgacatggttaacggcagaagctcctttgattgattggcaacagggattagtcaccttccctgaacaagtccaaattgccttggaagaagaagcggactcagatcctttagcagacctcccccctcagtaccatgagtttgctaaagtctttggcaaagaagaattcaaggtcctccctccacatagggagtatgacatatCCATTGACCTTGTCCCGGACGCCAAACTGTCTCCCGGACccatatatggcatgactgatgcggaatccaaggcactaAAGCAACATATAGACgaagaattggcaacaggaaaaatccgccctagtacctcctctgCCGGCGctcccgtcatgtttgtcaagaaggcGGATGGGTCCCTTAGATTAGTCATTGATTACAGAAAGCTGAACGATGTTACCCATAAGAACGTGTATCCCTTACCAAGGCAggacgacctcatggccaaactgaggcatgccaagatcttcaccaagttggacttgcgctggggttacaacaacgtccgtatcaaggaaggggatgaatggaagacagccttcagaaccaaatatggtctATTCGAGTACTTAGTCATGCCATTTGgactcaccaacgccccagccgcaTTCCAGCACTTTATGAATGATCTGTTTcgggacctcattgacgtcactgtggttatctacttggacgacatcctaatcttctcagagaaccccaaggaccacccaacccatgtcagggaagtcctatcacgtttgatgaagaaccagttgttctgtaaactttccaagtgtcacttccacgtcactacggTTGACTACCTTGGCATCATTATATCCCCTGCGGGCTTCTctatggaccaaaagaaaatCGAGGCAGTAACGTCATGGCCCCAGCCCAAGACAGTCAAGCAAGTCCAGGcgttcctagggtttgttaATTACCTCAGGCggttcattcccaacttcagcttgGTCGCACGTCcgctccacaacctcacaaaaaaggaaaccccctggtcatggggcaacCTAGAGGAATTAGCATTCAAGGAGTTGAAATCTCTGGTTACAAAATCTCCGGTCTtgatccactccaacccagcACTACCCtattaccttgaaacagatgcatcaggggtagcaatgggggcaatactcagccaacgagGACCAGATAACCGATTACATcccattgcctatatgtccaagtcatttTCGGGAGCAGAGGCTaattacgacacccacgataaggagctcctggctatCATTAAGGCACTAGAGGAATGGAGAATATTCTTGGAATCAACGGACAAGCCGGTACAAGTGTTCACAGATCACCGGaatctggaatattggatgcaggcacggacattcAACAGAAGGCATGCCAGATGGCGCGTATTTctgagcgatttcaactttgaaattcactatcgcccaggaaaacaatcaggaaagccagatgCCCTCTCCAGAAGATCAGACTTTACAGACACCCCCGCcaaaccagaagtcatgttacCATCAGAagtttttgccaacacgtctGAGGAAGAACTTGAGATTGTCACGGAAATTTGA